In one window of Meleagris gallopavo isolate NT-WF06-2002-E0010 breed Aviagen turkey brand Nicholas breeding stock chromosome 4, Turkey_5.1, whole genome shotgun sequence DNA:
- the PTCD3 gene encoding pentatricopeptide repeat domain-containing protein 3, mitochondrial, giving the protein MAARRVGVSSWHRVLSLSGRCGRCSSTNTALGKTVENSEDAREEIVLPRRKTWDKLAVLQTLASTVKRDPTAAHYMFQDDPYLMPRNSATARLFSLSKESGRNAAKYIIKEFPHFFDKILAEPNIPSLMPEICTPQIEGVSEEALKERINLRMVKASVDLFDQLLQAGTPVSLETTNSLLDLLCFYGDGESTQEKESEEKEDLEESEVNASEQETPKRPPQRGSHPSASRWRENNSAERIFKIMPERNAHSYCTMIRGMVKHGASAKAYDMYTELLNDRHKADVHTFNALITAVPFLKDRFLERWELIKTFLNHMAQQEVQPNVRTFNAVLKTLRRCGGVGRSMAVPVIKEMEALEIEPSLATYDHLLSIFYRTVDLAPSGIISEVLDDVEKRSFTPQDPDDGKFFISAMQVCCDLKDIKLAYRLNKAMEKGDNWKFLDMDRLNLYWSRFFSLLCMMEQIDVVLKWYKEMSPSLFYPSPKNILDLLQALDAANHLEMIPSVWEDMKQLGFSKRRDLLEELLSLMSRDQQPEEIQLAFAKCAEDIKTVHEQSGKDQAPVEWTGSALGSVTVVFSRAGRTQDAWSMMEHFQQINRIPTDLVMDEFLNCAKQTNSPDEAIKLVKLAVSLGLPSSQKLKSRVEKEFELSENQKKALESIQSDSDSSDSDSDHD; this is encoded by the exons ATGGCGGCACGGCGGGTGGGGGTGAGCTCCTGGCATCGAGTGCTGTCGCTGAGCGGGCGGTGCGGCCG GTGCTCTTCTACTAATACAGCTCTTGGGAAGACTGTTGAAAACTCAGAAG ATGCTCGAGAAGAAATAGTGCTCCCACGAAGGAAAACTTG GGATAAACTAGCAGTTCTCCAAACATTGGCTTCTACTGTAAAAAGG GATCCTACTGCTGCTCATTATATGTTCCAGGATGACCCTTACCTTATGCCAAGAAATTCAGCCACTGCT CGTCTGTTCTCATTGTCGAAGGAGTCTGGGAGAAATGCTGCCAAATATATTATTAAGGAATTTCCTCACTTCTTTGACAAGATTCTTGCTGAACCTAACATACCA AGTTTGATGCCTGAGATATGTACACCTCAGATTGAAGGTGTGAGTGAGGAAGCTCTGAAAGAGCGCATCAACCTCCGAATGGTGAAAGCTTCAGTGGACCTGTTTGATCAGCTCCTACAAGCAG GTACGCCTGTATCTCTGGAGACCACAAACAGCCTTTTAGATTTGTTATGCTTTTATGGAGATGGAGAATCTACTCAGGAAAAggaatctgaagaaaaagaggatttgGAAGAATCAGAG GTGAATGCTTCAGAGCAGGAGACTCCAAAGAGACCTCCCCAGAGAGGATCGCACCCATCTGCCTCTAGGTGGAG GGAAAACAACAGTGCTGAAAGGATATTTAAGATAATGCCAGAGAGGAACGCCCACTCCTACTGCACAATGATCCGTGGGATGGTGAAG cacGGGGCTTCTGCTAAAGCTTATGACATGTACACAGAACTGCTGAATGACAGGCACAAGG CTGATGTGCACACCTTCAATGCGCTGATTACAGCAGTCCCATTTCTGAAGGACAGGTTCCTGGAAAGATGGGAATTAATCAAG aCGTTCTTGAACCACATGGCTCAGCAGGAAGTGCAACCAAATGTGCGAACCTTTAATGCTGTGCTGAAGACTCTGAGAAGATGTGGTGGTGTAGGCAGAAGTATGGCTGTGCCAGTAATAAAGGAGATGGAAGCACTTGAAATCG agcCTAGCCTTGCAACGTATGATCATCTTCTCTCTATATTCTATAGAACTG TTGATCTTGCCCCATCAGGCATCATCTCTGAGGTGCTAGATGATGTTGAAAAGAGGAGCTTCACTCCCCAGGACCCTGATGACG gcAAATTTTTTATCAGTGCCATGCAGGTG TGCTGTGATCTTAAGGATATCAAGCTTGCCTATCGTTTAAATAAGGCAATGGAGAAGGGAGACAATTGGAAGTTCTTGGACATGGATCGGTTAAATTTGTACTG GTCAAGATTCTTCTCGTTGTTGTGTATGATGGAACAAATTGATGTCGTGTTGAAATGGTACAAAGAGATGAGCCCTTCG CTCTTCTATCCAAGTCCTAAAAATATCTTGGACCTCCTCCAAGCCCTGGATGCAGCCAACCACTTGGAAATGATCCCTTCAGTCTGGGAAG ATATGAAACAGCTAGGGTTTAGTAAGAGACGAGATCTTTTGGAAGAACTTTTGTCCTTGATGAGCAGGGATCAGCAGCCTGAAGAG ATTCAGCTGGCATTTGCCAAGTGTGCAGAAGATATCAAAACAGTCCACGAGCAATCTGGGAAGGATCAGGCCCCAGTGGAATGGACAGGCAGTGCCCTGGGCAGTGTCACTGTGGTGTTTTCTAGGGCTGGGAGAACCCAGGATGCGTG GAGCATGATGGAGCATTTCCAGCAAATCAATAGGATTCCCAC TGACCTTGTGATGGATGAGTTCTTGAACTGTGCTAAACAAACCAATTCTCCAGATGAGGCAATTAAGCTGGTAAAGCTGGCAGTGTCCCTTGGTCTTCCTTCATCGCAGAAGCTAAAAAGCAGAGTAGAGAAGGAATTTGAACTCTCTGAAAACCAGAA GAAGGCACTGGAGAGCATCCAGTCAGACAGTGACAGCAGCGACAGTGACAGCGACCATGACTAG
- the IMMT gene encoding MICOS complex subunit MIC60: MRMIQMNYAGQLSTDDLNSLIAHAHRRIDQLNKELAEQRVREQQHIELALEKQKLEDKKALEAAVAKALEHHKSEIEIEQEKKVEEVREVMESEMRTQLRRQAAAHTDHLRDVLKIQEQELKVEFEQNLSEKLSEQEMQFRRLTQEQLDNFTLDINTAYARLKGIEQAVESHAVAEEEARKAHQLWLSVEALKYCMKTASGDSPTEPLESAVKAIKASCSDNAFTEALTAALPQESLTRGVYSEEALRARFYTVQKLAKRVAMIDETRNSLYQYFLSYLQSLLVFHPQQLKPPTELSPDDLDTFKLLSYASYCIEHGDLELAAKFVNQLRGESRRVAHDWLTEARMTLETKQIVDILTAYASAVGLGTTQVQ, translated from the exons ATGCGAATGATTCAAATGAACTACG CTGGGCAGCTATCAACAGACGACTTAAATTCTCTGATTGCACACGCGCATCGTCGCATCGACCAGCTGAACAAGGAGCTGGCTGAGCAGCGggtcagggagcagcagcacatcGAGCTGGCCCTGGAGAAACAAAAACTTGAAGACAAAAAGGCACTTGAGGCAGCTGTGGCGAAAGCACTGGAGCATCACAAAAGTGAGATTGAAATAGAACAAGAGAAGAAG GTCGAAGAGGTCCGAGAGGTGATGGAGAGCGAAATGAGGACGCAGCTCCGGCGGCAGGCAGCTGCCCACACCGATCACCTGCGGGATGTTCTTAAGATCCAGGAACAGGAGCTGAAGGTGGAATTCGAGCAG AACTTATCAGAGAAACTCAGCGAGCAAGAAATGCAATTCCGACGCCTTACTCAGGAGCAGCTTGATAACTTCACGCTGGATATAAACACTGCCTACGCCAGGCTGAAAGGAATTGAGCAAGCAGTTGAGA GTCATGCAGTAGCAGAAGAGGAGGCCAGAAAGGCCCATCAGCTGTGGCTTTCTGTGGAAGCACTCAAATACTGCATGAAGACAGCCTCTGGTGACAGCCCCACAGAGCCGCTGGAGAGCGCAGTGAAGGCCATCAAGGCCAGCTGTTCTGACAATGCCTTTACAGAAGCCTTAACAGCAGCCCTCCCCCAGGAGTCTCTGACACGAGGAGTGTACAGTGAAGAGGCCCTCAGAGCACGGTTCTACACAGTCCAAAAACTGGCAAAAAGAGTGGCTATGATTGACGAAACAAGAAACAGCTTGTATCAGTACTTCCTGTCGTACCTGCAGTCCCTTCTTGTGTTCCATCCTCAACAGCTGAAGCCACCAACTGAGCTCAGCCCCGATGACCTCGATACATTTAAATTACTGTCTTACGCTTCCTACTGCATTGAACACGGAGATCTGGAGCTGGCAGCTAAATTTGTCAACCAGTTAAGAGGAGAGTCCAGGAGAGTTGCACACGATTGGCTGACTGAAGCTCGAATGACCCTCGAAACCAAACAAATAGTGGATATCCTGACAGCATACGCCAGCGCTGTGGGGTTGGGAACAACTCAAGTGCAGTGA